In a genomic window of Scyliorhinus torazame isolate Kashiwa2021f chromosome 5, sScyTor2.1, whole genome shotgun sequence:
- the LOC140420397 gene encoding uncharacterized protein: MEKPWKCEDCGKGVKGPYGLERHQCSHTVERPCTCFVCGMEFTAPCELARHQRSHSGERPFICSQCEKGFTDIGHLRRHERVHTGERPFTCSDCGKGFTQLAHLQRHQRVHTGERPFTCTVCDKAFTHLSNLQRHQGVHTGERPFTCTVCDKGFTHLANLQSHQRVHTGERPFTCTVCDKGFTQLSNLQAHQRVHTGEKPFICSVCDMGFTQLSGLRSHNVTHTKSRPFKCSDCRRGFKSSQRLMSHQRVHSEERPFSCSHCTKRFRTSSNLMKHERGHTGESPFTSPTGKRFTRSSLAEP; the protein is encoded by the coding sequence atggagaaaccatggaaatgtgaggattgtgggaagggagtcaaaggcccgtacgggctggaaaggcatcaatgcAGTCACACTGTAGAGAGGCCGTGCACCTGTTTTGTgtgtgggatggaattcacagccccgtgcgagctggcaaggcatcaacgcagtcactctggagagaggcctttcatctgctctcagtgtgaaaagggattcactgacattggccacctgcggagacacgaacgagttcacactggggagagaccgttcacatgctccgactgtgggaagggattcactcagttagcccacctgcagagacaccagagagttcacaccggggagaggccattcacctgcactgtgtgtgataaggcattcactcacttatccaacctgcagaggcaccagggagttcacactggggagaggccattcacctgcactgtgtgtgataagggattcactcacttagccaacctgcagagccaccagcgagttcacactggagagaggccattcacctgcaccgtgtgtgataagggattcactcagttatccaacttgcaggcacaccagcgagttcacaccggggagaagccgttcatctgctctgtgtgtgatatgggattcactcaattatccggcctgcgtagccacaatgtcactcacaccaagagcaggccctttaaatgctctgactgcaggaggggtttcaaaagctctcagcgactgatgtcccaccagcgcgttcactctgaggagagaccgttcagctgctctcactgcacaaagaggtttagaacctcatccaacctgatgaaacacgagcgaggtcacactggggagagcccgttcacctctccgactgggaaaagattcactcggtcgtCACTTGCTGAGCCAtaa